A single region of the Streptomyces vilmorinianum genome encodes:
- a CDS encoding SCO3374 family protein: MSFTVPLPRSPLDGGLARWYEEGLGWATVAGPPVQLVTGLRFDVLELPAAAGRAVLGRTGTAIGPVALMGRRMRFLMAAGSAEELPGLLDWLEWGGISLDLAALGAGGRMTAPIPPGWSGSGAPGATVWLRAPEPGREVESSLPAVRAAARGDAGAPCLVRLVAAAAAECHRVRLRGARPRGPAVQTLAPQRFASS, translated from the coding sequence ATGTCCTTCACCGTGCCGCTGCCCCGCTCGCCGCTCGACGGCGGCCTGGCGCGGTGGTACGAGGAAGGGCTCGGCTGGGCGACCGTGGCCGGACCGCCGGTGCAGCTCGTGACGGGGCTGCGCTTCGACGTCCTGGAGCTGCCTGCCGCGGCCGGCCGCGCGGTGCTGGGAAGGACGGGCACGGCCATCGGTCCTGTGGCCCTCATGGGGCGGAGGATGCGGTTCCTGATGGCCGCGGGAAGCGCGGAGGAGCTGCCGGGGCTGCTCGACTGGCTGGAGTGGGGCGGGATCTCGCTGGATCTCGCCGCGCTCGGCGCGGGCGGCCGGATGACCGCCCCCATTCCCCCAGGATGGAGCGGTTCCGGCGCGCCGGGCGCCACGGTGTGGCTGCGTGCCCCCGAGCCGGGCCGCGAGGTGGAGTCCTCGCTGCCGGCCGTGCGGGCCGCCGCGCGGGGCGATGCGGGCGCCCCCTGTCTCGTACGGCTCGTGGCCGCCGCCGCCGCGGAGTGCCACCGGGTGCGGCTACGAGGTGCGCGCCCCCGGGGGCCGGCCGTTCAGACGCTGGCGCCTCAGCGGTTCGCGTCCTCGTAG